In Dromaius novaehollandiae isolate bDroNov1 chromosome 2, bDroNov1.hap1, whole genome shotgun sequence, one DNA window encodes the following:
- the TGS1 gene encoding trimethylguanosine synthase, whose protein sequence is MVQEARGRRVAELLLWAGAGAAGGGILCLCSRAFVEDRKLYKLGLKGFYVKEDNDNTGASEEENCCRNVTLKADTNHALDEEEVELDSEAELMKSMGLPLQFGGQSAHRDFAAIDNYKKRSNTKIMKKKKRKKNELQQKHQYNMGQEYHEKACVGHNQSISDEPALAAEQSEERNKIQVMNEGNCKSSESLINETFPDKLKEKWEKYWSDYGEGLLWQSWLEKHEEVRSSEATTISEPWNSPDSREEWEQHYKELYWYYWEQFQYWTSQGWTTDSSYNDGVEVNGVPQETGPSGKMDFVSPDAECSQVLNLELSPPNIRSEETPTSSAEPHSEIISGISNINLNLEEVEQSRAALTVTYDDPQKHSSSDSESQCPSVSTQKEPCDGGTRKRSASNENKSINQSGSQGSYQSKSNDKEQLLLGDKNEDEEEEPPENRRAKLKRSHELDVDENPMEDPEETCSVLGFKCGTGQKYGGIPDFTHRSVQYLEKNAKLKSRFLDMRKPRKSKNTHIFFPEEPETTSCQKNKTLKKVEEFLKQVNKPMEEVTSQKCIPQVKVEGSPTSSDSEDQESVTAGNVKSNAKTHQLQSSSVVTRELGMNNLEEEAKETTANGSDSQGVGRQECDSGRQSVSLDIPDYLRVETEDVSQVVGEAKTAEKKQKKRRRTRFAPGSVPAEIAADPELAKYWAQRYRLFSRFDEGIKLDREGWFSVTPEKIAEHIAVRVSQSFDCDIIVDAFCGVGGNAIQFALTSKRVIAVDIDPEKLSLARHNAEVYGVADQIEFICGDFMVLASDIKADVVFLSPPWGGPDYATAEIFDIQTMICPDGFEIFRLSKKITNNIVYFLPRNADIDQVASLAGPGGKVEIEQNFLNNKLKTITAYFGDLIRHDVS, encoded by the exons ATGGTGCAGGAGGCGCGGGGGCGACGTGTGGCGGAGCTGCTGCTgtgggcgggggcgggggcggccggcggcggcatCCTCTGCCTCTGTTCCCGCGCCTTCGTCGA GGATCGAAAATTATATAAACTGGGATTAAAGGGGTTCTATGTCAAAGAAGACAATGATAATACAG GCGCATCTGAGGAAGAAAACTGTTGTCGCAATGTGACATTAAAGGCGGACACTAATCATGCTTTGGATGAGGAAGAAGTTGAACTAGATTCAGAGGCTGAGCTTATGAAGAGTATGGGATTGCCTCTTCAGTTCGGTGGACAGTCAGCTCACAGGGACTTTGCG gcAATAGACAATTATAAAAAGAGAAGTAACACAaagatcatgaaaaagaaaaagagaaagaaaaatgagttacAGCAAAAACACCAGTATAATATGGGGCAGGAATATCATGAAAAAGCTTGTGTTGGTCATAACCAATCCATTTCTGATGAGCCAGCCCTAGCTGCAGAGCAAAGTGAAGAGAGGAATAAAATTCAGGTTATGAATGAAGGGAACTGTAAAAGTTCAGAAAGTCTTATTAATGAGACCTTCCCCGATAAGCTTAAAGAAAAATGGGAGAAGTACTGGAGTGACTATGGAGAGGGCCTTCTTTGGCAAAGTTGGCTGGAGAAGCATGAAGAGGTGAGGTCGTCTGAGGCCACAACAATCTCTGAGCCTTGGAATAGTCCTGACTCCAGAGAAGAGTGGGAGCAGCATTATAAGGAACTGTACTGGTATTACTGGGAACAGTTTCAGTACTGGACAAGTCAAGGATGGACTACTGACAGCTCATACAATGACGGTGTGGAAGTTAATGGGGTTCCCCAGGAAACTGGTCCTTCAGGAAAAATGGACTTTGTTAGCCCAGATGCTGAATGTAGTCAAGTGCTGAACTTGGAGCTGTCTCCCCCTAACATCAGAAGTGAGGAAACACCTACTTCAAGTGCTGAGCCCCATAGTGAAATAATCTCTGGGATCAGTAACATAAATCTGAATTTGGAGGaagtggagcagagcagagcagctctaACAGTTACCTATGATGATCCTCAAAAGCATAGTTCATCTGACAGTGAAAGCCAGTGTCCTTCTGTTTCAACCCAAAAGGAGCCATGTGATGGAGGAACCAGGAAAAGGAGTGCctctaatgaaaataaaagtattaacCAGTCAG GTTCACAGGGCTCGTATCAATCAAAGTCAAATGACAAAGAACAGTTGCTGCTTGGTGACAAGAATGAAGATGAAGAGGAAGAGCCTCCTGAAAATAGACGTGCCAAACTCAAGAGAAG cCATGAGCTGGATGTGGATGAGAACCCAATGGAAGATCCCGAGGAAACCTGTTCTGTTTTGGGTTTCAAGTGTGGCACAGGACAAAA atatgGTGGAATTCCAGATTTCACCCACCGAAGTGTGCAGTACCTGGAGAAAAACGCAAAACTTAAGTCCAGATTTTTGGACATGCGTAAACCAAGAAAGAGCAAAAACACACACATCTTCTTTCCAGAAGAACCTGAAACAACATCttgtcaaaaaaataaaactttgaagaAGGTAG AGGAGTTCCTAAAGCAGGTTAATAAACCTATGGAGGAAGTTACATCCCAGAAATGCATTCCTCAGGTTAAAGTAGAAGGATCCCCTACAAGCAGCGACTCAGAGGATCAGGAAAGCGTTACTGCAGGAAATGTGAAATCGAATGCTAAAACCCATCAGCTGCAGTCTTCCAGTGTGGTTACTCGTGAACTTGGAATGAATAACCTtgaagaggaagcaaaagaaacaacagcaaatgGCTCTGATTCTCAGGGTGTGGGAAGGCAGGAATGTGATTCTGGAAGACAGTCAGTCTCTCTTGATATTCCAGATTATCTTCGGGTAGAAACAGAAGATGTGAGCCAAG TTGTAGGTGAAGCGAAGACTGcagagaagaagcagaaaaaaaggagaaggaccAGATTTGCCCCAGGAAGTGTACCTGCTGAGATTGCTGCTGATCCTGAGTTGGCCAAGTACTGGGCACAACGTTACAGACTGTTCTCACGGTTTGATGAGGGAATTAAACTAGATAGAG AGGGTTGGTTTTCTGTTACTCCTGAGAAAATAGCTGAGCACATTGCAGTGCGTGTCAGTCAGTCATTCGACTGTGACATAATAGTGGATGCATTTTGTGGAGTTGGAGGAAATGCTATTCAATTTGCTTTGACCTCAAAAAGAG TGATCGCTGTTGATATTGATCCTGAGAAACTCAGTCTTGCACGTCACAATGCAGAAGTGTATGGTGTGGCAGATCAGATAGAATTCATATGTGGAGACTTCATGGTGCTGGCTTCTGATATAAAAGCAGATGTTGTGTTTCTCAGTCCTCCATGGGGAGGGCCTGACTATGCCACTGCTGAAATCTTCGATATTCAAACTATGATTTGCCCTGATGGAT TTGAAATTTTCAGGCTCTCCAAGAAGATCACCAACAACATTGTGTATTTCCTGCCTCGGAATGCTGACATTGACCAG